One genomic window of Acidobacteriota bacterium includes the following:
- a CDS encoding electron transfer flavoprotein subunit alpha/FixB family protein, whose product MILVIAEQQGGTLNRTSLETIAAAQQAGSEVKVAVAGADVSAVAAALSAAQVAEVLCVQAAALDAYTLDGYVAALAQVIQSERPDHVFLPHTYQTRDFAPALAVRLGMALVTDCVATKWQDGKLIAARPMFQGRLYADVATSGPALVTFQIGAVRADSLVNGSAPAPIRTVAVAIDPGAIRQKPEAPFREAKQAVDLTQAERIVSVGRGIKEQDKIDMARQLAAAIGAELGASRPICDAGWLPMDRQVGSSGQTVAPKLYLALGISGAIQHLVGMKGAHIIVAINKDPEAPIFEIADYGIVGDLFEIVPAMLKELQG is encoded by the coding sequence ATGATCCTCGTCATCGCGGAACAGCAGGGCGGAACGCTTAATCGCACGAGCCTGGAGACCATCGCAGCCGCCCAGCAGGCTGGCAGCGAGGTGAAGGTCGCCGTGGCCGGCGCCGATGTGTCGGCGGTGGCGGCGGCACTCTCGGCAGCCCAGGTGGCCGAGGTCCTGTGCGTGCAGGCCGCGGCACTCGACGCCTACACGTTGGACGGTTACGTGGCGGCGCTCGCGCAGGTCATTCAGAGCGAGCGGCCCGACCACGTGTTTCTGCCGCACACCTATCAGACGCGCGACTTTGCGCCGGCGCTGGCCGTCAGGCTGGGAATGGCGCTCGTGACCGACTGTGTCGCGACCAAGTGGCAGGACGGCAAGCTCATTGCCGCGCGGCCGATGTTCCAGGGGCGTCTGTACGCCGATGTGGCGACGAGCGGCCCGGCGCTGGTCACGTTCCAGATTGGTGCGGTTCGCGCCGACAGCCTGGTGAATGGCAGCGCGCCAGCGCCCATTCGCACCGTGGCGGTGGCGATCGACCCCGGCGCGATCCGCCAGAAGCCGGAGGCGCCGTTCCGCGAGGCCAAACAGGCCGTCGATTTGACGCAGGCGGAGCGCATCGTGTCGGTGGGGCGCGGGATCAAGGAGCAGGACAAGATCGACATGGCCCGGCAACTCGCCGCCGCGATTGGCGCCGAACTTGGAGCCTCGCGGCCGATCTGTGACGCGGGCTGGCTGCCGATGGACCGGCAGGTGGGCAGTTCCGGTCAGACGGTGGCGCCCAAACTCTATCTGGCCCTTGGCATCTCCGGCGCGATTCAGCACCTGGTTGGCATGAAGGGTGCCCATATCATCGTCGCGATCAATAAGGACCCCGAAGCGCCCATCTTCGAAATCGCGGACTACGGTATTGTGGGAGACCTGTTCGAGATCGTGCCTGCCATGCTCAAGGAGCTACAGGGCTAG
- a CDS encoding (Fe-S)-binding protein codes for MHPAEIWIFRFVVLAFAAAFAAQIATRLRLFLRAPNNIRIPDGESGVRIWRVVREVVFQSRTIAERPLVGLAHLGVFWGFCAFALFTAVEFLRGLGVADLTTTGWFATYALLLVPFALAVLVGITGLIIRRVFVRPPALGAYVSKESVLIGFFIITLMVTFLLDFSLTEGVSARVNWWVHALVILSFMVVIPGSKHFHLLVSPVTVYLRSSALGTVPNLDFEREQVGLETLNDVERKQVLDAFTCVECGRCQVNCPAHATGKLLNPKTLILQNEDALLAGKMDVKLADIFDATVLWQCTTCGACENQCPVGVEHLPLIIGARRGLVSNGEAPDALGAVYNHVERRGNIWGLGADERQKFVQAAGLEIFDPARHEYLMWLGCAGAFEADFQKGLRSLFEILRARGITFGVLAKERCTGDVAKRTGNEYQFQELARANIENFTAAGVTKILTSCPHCLRTIGVDYQEFGLTVEVVHSSVLVAAITRDVAVPVIDQVTFHDPCYLGRYSGHTEEPRVLLQRFGASISEPARHGANPFCCGAGGGLLFEEHEEGKRISQERLEQLEATGATTIVTACPFCSIMLKGAQASANSAVEFVDLMTFVEGKLKTVQ; via the coding sequence GTGCACCCAGCGGAGATCTGGATTTTCCGCTTCGTCGTCCTGGCGTTCGCGGCGGCCTTTGCGGCCCAGATCGCGACGCGTCTCCGGCTGTTCCTCCGCGCGCCCAACAACATCCGTATTCCTGATGGCGAGTCGGGCGTCCGGATCTGGCGCGTCGTTCGGGAAGTGGTCTTCCAATCGCGGACCATCGCCGAGCGGCCGCTAGTGGGGCTGGCCCACCTGGGCGTGTTCTGGGGATTCTGCGCGTTCGCGTTGTTCACGGCCGTCGAATTCCTGCGCGGGCTGGGCGTGGCGGATCTGACGACGACCGGGTGGTTCGCGACCTACGCCCTCCTGCTGGTGCCGTTTGCGCTGGCCGTCCTGGTCGGGATCACGGGCCTGATCATCCGGCGCGTGTTCGTCCGGCCTCCCGCCCTCGGGGCATACGTCTCAAAGGAATCCGTGTTGATCGGGTTCTTCATCATCACGCTGATGGTGACGTTTCTGCTCGACTTCAGCCTGACCGAGGGCGTGTCCGCGCGCGTCAACTGGTGGGTGCACGCGCTGGTGATTCTCAGCTTCATGGTGGTGATTCCGGGTTCGAAACACTTCCACCTGCTGGTGTCGCCGGTCACGGTCTATCTCCGGTCGAGCGCGCTCGGGACGGTGCCGAATCTCGATTTCGAGCGGGAGCAGGTTGGCCTCGAGACGTTGAACGACGTCGAGCGCAAGCAGGTACTCGATGCGTTCACGTGCGTGGAATGCGGACGGTGTCAGGTGAACTGCCCGGCCCACGCGACTGGGAAGCTCCTGAACCCCAAGACGCTGATTCTTCAGAACGAGGATGCGCTGCTGGCCGGTAAGATGGATGTGAAGCTGGCCGACATCTTCGATGCGACGGTGCTGTGGCAATGCACCACCTGTGGGGCCTGCGAGAACCAGTGCCCGGTGGGTGTGGAGCATCTGCCGCTGATTATTGGCGCCCGCCGCGGCCTCGTGTCAAATGGCGAGGCGCCCGATGCGCTGGGCGCGGTCTACAACCACGTCGAGCGACGTGGCAACATCTGGGGCCTCGGCGCCGACGAGCGACAGAAGTTCGTGCAGGCGGCCGGGCTCGAGATCTTCGATCCGGCAAGACACGAGTACCTGATGTGGCTCGGGTGCGCAGGCGCGTTCGAGGCCGACTTCCAGAAAGGCCTGCGGTCGCTGTTCGAGATTCTGAGGGCGCGGGGTATCACGTTCGGCGTACTCGCGAAGGAACGGTGCACGGGGGACGTGGCAAAACGCACCGGCAACGAGTACCAATTCCAGGAACTCGCGCGCGCCAACATTGAGAACTTCACCGCGGCTGGCGTCACGAAGATTCTCACGTCCTGCCCGCACTGTCTGCGCACGATTGGGGTTGACTACCAGGAGTTCGGGTTGACCGTCGAGGTTGTCCACTCGTCGGTCCTGGTCGCCGCGATTACCAGGGACGTGGCCGTGCCGGTCATCGATCAGGTGACCTTTCACGACCCTTGTTACCTGGGTCGATACAGCGGGCATACCGAGGAGCCTCGGGTCCTGCTTCAGCGGTTCGGTGCGTCGATATCCGAGCCGGCACGACATGGCGCGAATCCCTTCTGTTGCGGCGCGGGTGGCGGGCTCCTGTTCGAAGAACATGAGGAAGGCAAGCGCATCAGCCAGGAACGACTTGAGCAACTGGAGGCGACTGGCGCCACGACCATTGTGACGGCGTGCCCGTTCTGCTCGATTATGCTGAAGGGTGCGCAGGCGTCGGCCAATTCGGCTGTCGAGTTCGTCGACCTGATGACGTTTGTCGAAGGAAAACTGAAGACCGTCCAGTGA
- a CDS encoding lysophospholipid acyltransferase family protein, producing the protein MNEPSWQGSRLKRAQVAAIAAVGYPLIALLGRTFRWRVGGYQHYDAVVAAGRQPILCLWHGRILPGTVFLKRRGIVVITSQNFDGEWIARIIQRFGFGTARGSSSRNAAGALRQMVREMRAGHPTAITVDGPRGPAGVAKAGAVWLAMASGCPLVPFHIEAERFWTLRSWDRAQIPKPFSRVAFVVGEPLEVPRELDEAGIDVYRQQLETRLAALRDRARALVSGEA; encoded by the coding sequence GTGAACGAACCTTCCTGGCAGGGCTCCCGTCTCAAGCGTGCCCAAGTCGCGGCAATTGCCGCCGTCGGATATCCCCTTATTGCATTGCTCGGTCGGACGTTCCGCTGGCGGGTGGGCGGATACCAACATTACGATGCGGTGGTGGCTGCCGGCCGCCAACCCATCCTGTGCCTGTGGCACGGCCGAATCCTGCCCGGGACGGTCTTCCTGAAGCGGCGGGGCATTGTCGTCATCACGAGCCAGAACTTTGACGGCGAGTGGATTGCGCGCATCATCCAGCGCTTCGGGTTCGGGACGGCGCGCGGGTCGAGTTCGCGCAACGCGGCCGGTGCGCTGCGGCAGATGGTTCGCGAGATGCGTGCCGGGCATCCGACGGCCATCACGGTCGATGGCCCGCGGGGACCGGCCGGCGTAGCCAAGGCCGGTGCGGTGTGGTTGGCGATGGCGAGTGGCTGCCCGCTCGTGCCGTTTCACATCGAGGCTGAGCGGTTCTGGACGCTCCGAAGCTGGGATCGCGCACAGATTCCCAAGCCGTTCAGTCGCGTGGCCTTCGTCGTCGGCGAGCCGCTGGAAGTACCTCGTGAACTGGACGAGGCCGGGATTGACGTCTACCGGCAGCAGCTCGAGACCCGGCTGGCGGCACTGCGCGATCGGGCGAGAGCGCTCGTCAGCGGGGAGGCGTGA
- a CDS encoding histone deacetylase, which produces MPIVIATSDRCALHQPPPGHPERPERYDAMSVVAGQWRDRGAQVVEPNRATREQLVRVHHAAYLDELAETAGQAVMLDPDTFTSPESWEVATVAAGAALKAVDAVLGGTVTRAAALVRPPGHHAEPSRAMGFCLLNNVAIAAAEALARGVNRVAIVDFDVHHGNGTQCAFLADPRVLFVSTHQWPYYPGSGHEAEVGVGDGEGYTVNVPMEAGATDDDYDVVFRHIVVPVVTLFNPGLVLVSAGYDAHELDPLGGMRMTDAGYGRLTRHLVAVADQCAAGRLVMVTEGGYHLPALAASLDASLRALDGEDREVGAATVQAKAEPPVRGNAAVKRVRAAQARYWRGL; this is translated from the coding sequence ATGCCGATCGTGATCGCCACATCTGATCGCTGTGCGCTCCATCAGCCGCCGCCGGGCCACCCGGAGCGGCCGGAGCGCTACGACGCCATGTCGGTGGTAGCGGGGCAATGGCGCGATCGGGGCGCGCAGGTGGTCGAGCCCAATCGCGCGACGCGCGAGCAGTTGGTCAGAGTGCATCACGCGGCGTACCTCGACGAGCTTGCGGAGACGGCAGGGCAGGCCGTGATGCTGGACCCTGACACGTTTACCTCTCCCGAATCGTGGGAGGTCGCAACTGTGGCTGCCGGTGCCGCACTGAAGGCGGTCGATGCCGTGCTCGGAGGAACCGTCACGCGAGCAGCTGCCTTGGTCCGGCCTCCTGGTCATCACGCCGAGCCGTCGCGCGCCATGGGATTCTGCCTGCTGAACAATGTGGCGATTGCGGCCGCCGAAGCGCTGGCGCGCGGCGTCAATCGAGTCGCCATCGTCGATTTCGACGTGCATCACGGCAACGGGACCCAGTGTGCCTTCCTTGCGGATCCACGAGTCTTGTTCGTCTCAACTCACCAATGGCCCTACTACCCGGGATCGGGACATGAGGCCGAAGTTGGCGTGGGTGACGGCGAGGGGTACACGGTAAACGTACCCATGGAGGCCGGCGCCACAGACGATGACTACGATGTCGTGTTTCGTCACATCGTGGTGCCAGTCGTCACGCTGTTCAATCCTGGCCTGGTGCTTGTCTCGGCCGGCTACGATGCGCATGAACTGGACCCCCTCGGGGGCATGCGCATGACGGACGCGGGCTACGGCCGCTTGACGCGTCATCTCGTCGCCGTAGCGGACCAGTGCGCGGCGGGCCGCCTCGTGATGGTGACCGAGGGCGGGTATCACCTGCCGGCGCTGGCGGCGTCGCTTGACGCGTCGCTTCGCGCGCTGGACGGAGAAGACAGGGAGGTCGGGGCCGCCACTGTCCAAGCCAAGGCCGAGCCGCCAGTTCGTGGCAACGCGGCCGTCAAGAGGGTCCGCGCCGCCCAGGCTCGTTACTGGCGTGGACTATAA
- the leuS gene encoding leucine--tRNA ligase encodes MTEYQPQVIEKKWQKRWADARAFEVTEDPSKPKFYCLEMFAYPSGHAHVGHVRNYMIGDVMARTKRMRGYNVLHPFGWDAFGLPAENAAIKNGIHPETSTLANIAHMKGQLRRLGISYAWERELATCLPDYYKWNQWLFIRMFERDLAYRKRSSVNWCSSCQTVLANEQVVDGGCWRCGTLVANRDLDQWFLRITHFADELLQAIDGLTDWPEKVLTMQRNWIGRSVGTRVRFPLVDASGSGGSVDIEVFTTRIDTIFGATFVLLAPEHELVERMAAESPDPAAFREANNRFRRQDRSARLTGEVEKEGFSTGRFAINLFTGEHVPIWVANFVLGEYGTGAVMAVPAHDQRDFEFATKYKLPIRVVIQPEGDGAAVLDPETMTAAYEEPGRVVASGEYNGLWSTDAIDIMAGKAERRAIGQRTVQFRLKDWGISRQRYWGTPIPIIYCESCGMVPVPDSQLPVVLPKVAEFTGRGSSPLASVPEFVNTPCPRCARPARRETDTMDTFVDSSWYFYRFCDSTNDQMAFDPAKVKYWAPVDFYSGGVEHAILHLIYSRFFARVFRELGMVTHDEPFARLLTQGMVLKDGAVMSKSKGNVVDPDDMIARYGADALRLYVMFVAPPEKEVEWSDAGLEGAFRFLMRVWRVVQAWREPMASGVVPIVASELTDAERALRRKTHETIRRVTLDLDPRVHLNTAVSALMELVNQLYLFADQHTLAGRPGRRAEEDASVEAERPQTVAVLSEAISALVLMLSPFTPHMAEELWEQMGHPDGIIHASWPSSDPEVAKADEIVIPVQVNGKLRGRITVPADSSEEDIRAAALADGAVASHVHGKTMKKVIVAKGKLVSIVVQ; translated from the coding sequence ATGACTGAGTATCAGCCGCAGGTCATCGAGAAGAAGTGGCAGAAGCGCTGGGCCGATGCCCGGGCGTTCGAAGTGACGGAGGATCCGTCAAAGCCGAAGTTCTACTGCCTCGAGATGTTCGCGTACCCGTCAGGGCACGCGCACGTCGGTCACGTCCGCAACTACATGATCGGCGACGTGATGGCGCGGACCAAGCGGATGCGGGGCTATAACGTCCTGCACCCGTTCGGATGGGACGCCTTTGGGCTGCCCGCCGAGAACGCGGCCATCAAGAACGGCATCCATCCCGAAACGTCCACGCTGGCCAACATCGCGCACATGAAGGGGCAGTTGCGGCGTCTGGGCATCAGCTACGCCTGGGAGCGTGAGCTGGCGACGTGCCTGCCCGACTACTACAAGTGGAACCAGTGGCTGTTTATCCGCATGTTCGAGCGCGATCTGGCGTACCGGAAGCGCTCGTCGGTCAACTGGTGTTCATCGTGTCAAACCGTGCTCGCCAACGAACAGGTGGTCGACGGCGGATGCTGGCGATGCGGCACGCTGGTGGCCAATCGCGATCTCGATCAGTGGTTTCTGCGGATTACGCATTTTGCCGATGAACTGCTGCAGGCGATCGACGGGTTGACCGACTGGCCCGAAAAAGTCCTGACGATGCAGCGGAACTGGATCGGGCGGTCCGTGGGCACCCGTGTAAGATTCCCGCTGGTTGACGCTTCAGGATCTGGCGGATCCGTGGACATCGAGGTCTTTACGACCCGGATCGACACCATCTTCGGCGCGACCTTTGTCCTTCTGGCGCCCGAGCACGAGCTGGTCGAGCGCATGGCGGCCGAGTCGCCTGATCCGGCGGCCTTCCGCGAGGCCAACAACAGGTTCCGCAGGCAGGACCGGAGCGCCCGGCTGACTGGCGAGGTCGAGAAAGAGGGATTCAGCACCGGGCGGTTCGCCATCAATCTGTTCACCGGCGAGCACGTGCCCATCTGGGTCGCCAACTTCGTGCTGGGCGAGTACGGCACCGGCGCCGTGATGGCCGTGCCCGCGCACGACCAGCGCGACTTCGAGTTCGCCACGAAGTACAAGCTGCCCATCCGCGTGGTGATACAACCGGAGGGCGATGGCGCCGCGGTGCTCGACCCAGAGACGATGACCGCCGCGTACGAGGAACCCGGACGAGTGGTCGCCTCCGGGGAGTACAACGGCCTGTGGTCGACCGACGCCATCGACATCATGGCGGGCAAGGCCGAGCGCCGGGCGATTGGTCAGCGGACTGTGCAGTTCAGGCTCAAGGACTGGGGGATCTCGCGGCAGCGGTACTGGGGCACGCCCATCCCGATCATCTACTGCGAGTCGTGCGGCATGGTGCCCGTTCCGGATTCACAGCTCCCGGTCGTGTTGCCGAAGGTGGCCGAGTTCACGGGGCGCGGCAGTTCACCACTGGCGAGCGTTCCTGAGTTCGTCAATACGCCGTGTCCGAGGTGCGCCAGGCCCGCGCGCCGCGAGACGGACACGATGGACACGTTCGTCGATTCGTCATGGTACTTCTATCGCTTCTGCGATTCGACAAACGATCAGATGGCGTTCGACCCGGCCAAGGTCAAGTACTGGGCGCCGGTCGACTTCTACAGCGGGGGCGTCGAGCATGCGATCCTGCACCTGATCTACTCGCGGTTCTTCGCGCGGGTGTTCCGCGAACTCGGGATGGTGACCCACGACGAGCCGTTCGCCCGCCTGCTGACTCAGGGGATGGTGCTGAAGGACGGCGCCGTCATGTCGAAGTCGAAGGGCAACGTCGTCGACCCCGACGACATGATCGCCAGGTACGGCGCCGATGCCCTGCGGCTGTACGTGATGTTCGTGGCGCCGCCCGAGAAGGAAGTGGAGTGGAGCGACGCCGGGCTCGAAGGGGCCTTCCGGTTTCTGATGCGGGTCTGGCGTGTTGTGCAGGCGTGGCGCGAGCCGATGGCGTCGGGAGTGGTTCCGATCGTCGCGAGCGAACTGACCGACGCCGAGCGGGCGCTCAGACGCAAGACGCACGAGACGATCCGCCGCGTCACGCTTGACCTGGATCCCCGCGTCCACCTCAACACGGCGGTGTCGGCGCTGATGGAGCTGGTCAACCAACTCTACCTGTTTGCCGATCAGCACACGCTGGCCGGGCGGCCGGGGAGGAGAGCCGAGGAGGACGCGAGCGTCGAGGCCGAGCGGCCACAGACCGTCGCCGTGCTGTCCGAGGCCATCAGTGCGCTGGTGCTGATGCTGTCGCCCTTCACCCCTCACATGGCCGAGGAGTTGTGGGAGCAGATGGGACACCCGGACGGTATCATCCATGCGTCGTGGCCGTCGTCTGATCCGGAAGTGGCGAAGGCCGACGAGATCGTGATCCCCGTGCAGGTGAACGGTAAGCTGCGAGGGAGGATTACGGTTCCAGCCGACAGCTCCGAGGAGGACATTCGAGCCGCCGCGCTGGCGGACGGCGCGGTGGCCTCCCACGTTCACGGCAAGACGATGAAGAAAGTCATCGTCGCCAAGGGCAAACTCGTCAGCATCGTGGTGCAGTAG
- the lptE gene encoding LPS assembly lipoprotein LptE: MRTFFKIAIIVVLAAHTAACGYTLAGRGSFLPAYIKTVGIPEFTNATPYFEVERLFTDKIRSELIGRGKYQVLPQATGVDAVLRGAIASMTILPANFNQQQQATRFVITITTSIELVDLKTNKNIWQNPSMVFREEYDLPADLQAGDPSAFFGQSSNALQRVATDFARTVISSILEAF; this comes from the coding sequence GTGCGTACGTTCTTCAAGATCGCCATCATCGTCGTGCTCGCGGCGCACACCGCCGCGTGTGGCTACACCCTCGCGGGCCGGGGCTCATTCTTGCCGGCGTACATCAAGACTGTCGGCATTCCGGAGTTCACGAATGCGACGCCGTACTTCGAGGTCGAGCGGCTGTTTACCGACAAGATCCGATCGGAGCTGATCGGGCGGGGCAAGTACCAGGTGCTGCCTCAGGCGACGGGGGTCGACGCGGTGCTCCGGGGTGCCATCGCGAGCATGACGATCCTGCCAGCCAACTTCAACCAGCAACAGCAGGCGACGCGCTTCGTCATCACGATCACCACGTCGATTGAGCTGGTGGACCTCAAGACGAACAAGAACATCTGGCAGAACCCAAGCATGGTATTTCGCGAGGAATACGATCTGCCGGCCGATCTGCAGGCCGGAGATCCTTCGGCCTTCTTCGGACAGAGTTCGAACGCGCTGCAACGGGTCGCGACCGATTTCGCGCGAACCGTGATCAGCTCCATCCTGGAAGCGTTCTAG
- the holA gene encoding DNA polymerase III subunit delta: protein MAEKAPARISPAALEQQIASGRVQPVYLLLGPDDEAKSRLVARLAETIEEDLRAFNVDKVYPAEQRDEARKQFWNLMQLVRTLPLMSPRRVVVVAQAERLMPIFKHPEDEAPREPVDKSGRRGKKGVAKAAGEAELEALEQYLLSPSAETALVFVAGSDLKRNLRPVMLIEKHATVVDCDPLSDAGDAAAWVKAEAAKEGIRIEAGAVRLLARLAGDDITRLRAEFERALVFASGDGLITEAAVQEVASAPTTRDPWAMTNAIAAGDAKGALRELALKFDAGEMPVMILGQLAWFTRMKLAPARVARAVDAEFRTDLALKTSRGEPRILLERLVVELCGEGDRRKGS, encoded by the coding sequence ATGGCCGAGAAGGCACCGGCTCGCATCTCGCCCGCGGCGCTCGAGCAGCAGATTGCCTCGGGGCGCGTGCAACCTGTCTACCTGTTGTTGGGGCCCGATGACGAGGCCAAGTCGCGCCTGGTGGCGCGATTGGCGGAGACCATCGAGGAAGACCTCCGGGCGTTCAATGTCGACAAGGTGTATCCGGCCGAGCAGCGGGACGAGGCGCGCAAACAGTTCTGGAACCTGATGCAACTGGTCCGAACGCTCCCGCTGATGTCGCCGAGGCGGGTGGTCGTGGTCGCTCAGGCCGAGCGGCTGATGCCGATCTTCAAGCATCCAGAAGACGAAGCGCCCCGCGAACCGGTGGACAAGTCCGGGCGGCGCGGTAAGAAGGGTGTGGCGAAAGCCGCAGGCGAGGCCGAACTGGAGGCGCTCGAGCAGTACCTGCTCTCACCCTCGGCCGAGACGGCCCTCGTGTTTGTCGCGGGATCCGACCTGAAGCGCAACCTCAGGCCGGTGATGTTGATCGAGAAACACGCGACGGTCGTCGACTGCGATCCGCTGTCGGATGCCGGCGATGCCGCGGCGTGGGTCAAGGCGGAGGCCGCCAAAGAGGGGATTCGGATCGAGGCCGGAGCCGTGCGGTTGCTGGCCAGGCTGGCCGGCGATGACATCACCCGCCTGCGAGCTGAATTCGAGCGCGCGCTGGTGTTTGCGTCCGGCGACGGCCTGATCACGGAGGCTGCGGTGCAGGAAGTGGCGAGCGCACCGACGACGCGGGATCCCTGGGCGATGACCAACGCCATCGCCGCCGGCGACGCGAAGGGCGCGCTGCGCGAATTGGCGCTCAAGTTTGATGCAGGCGAGATGCCCGTGATGATCCTCGGGCAACTGGCGTGGTTTACGCGGATGAAGCTCGCGCCGGCCCGGGTGGCACGCGCGGTCGACGCAGAGTTCCGGACCGACCTCGCGCTGAAGACGTCGCGCGGGGAGCCGCGCATCCTGCTGGAGCGGCTCGTCGTCGAGTTGTGTGGAGAAGGAGACCGCCGAAAAGGTAGTTAA
- the rpsT gene encoding 30S ribosomal protein S20: MASHASALKAHRQNVVHREHNRQFRSKLRNALRAIRALIDDDEFLKAKDELKATVSLIDRMVTKGVIHKNAAARYKSRLQTKVAAGTAAKKV; encoded by the coding sequence GTGGCCAGTCATGCATCCGCGCTCAAGGCGCATCGGCAGAATGTCGTCCACCGTGAACACAACCGGCAGTTCCGCTCCAAGCTCCGGAATGCCCTCAGAGCCATCCGCGCGTTGATCGACGACGATGAGTTCCTGAAGGCCAAGGACGAGTTGAAGGCCACCGTGTCGCTCATTGACCGGATGGTGACCAAGGGCGTGATCCACAAGAACGCGGCCGCCCGGTACAAGTCCCGACTTCAGACGAAGGTCGCCGCCGGAACCGCCGCCAAGAAGGTTTAA
- a CDS encoding HD domain-containing protein, with protein sequence MAFVSDAKQPVSAQARRGKGMLQTELGRVESVLVTLEKKRPEVAAHCRRVAAYSVRMASQYGFDAGTIETIRTGALLHDVGKLLVPSRILNKPGRPNAREWRELKIHPELGTEIAHRCGFDDDVCSIVLSHHERYDGAGYPDGVGKEHLHFTVRIVSVMDTFDALTSSRDYRERLTIDAARTLIARGVGSQFCPWVVSGLLAMPPQMFNMGPAETRTAPQQAEGQVFMPPEQIAQSWHAQPPSALCAC encoded by the coding sequence GTGGCGTTCGTGTCGGACGCCAAACAGCCTGTTTCGGCACAGGCGAGACGCGGGAAGGGTATGCTGCAAACGGAACTGGGAAGAGTCGAATCGGTGCTGGTCACGCTCGAGAAGAAGCGCCCAGAGGTCGCGGCCCACTGCCGCCGTGTCGCGGCGTATTCGGTCCGGATGGCGTCCCAATACGGGTTCGATGCCGGGACCATCGAGACGATCAGGACGGGGGCCCTGCTGCACGATGTGGGTAAACTGCTGGTGCCGTCGCGCATCCTCAACAAGCCCGGTCGTCCCAACGCTCGTGAATGGCGCGAGTTGAAGATCCACCCGGAGTTGGGGACGGAGATCGCGCATCGCTGCGGGTTTGACGATGACGTGTGCAGCATTGTGCTGTCGCACCACGAGCGGTACGACGGGGCAGGGTACCCGGACGGCGTCGGCAAGGAGCATCTCCACTTCACCGTCAGGATCGTCAGCGTGATGGACACGTTTGATGCGCTGACCAGTTCCCGCGATTACCGGGAACGGTTGACCATTGACGCGGCCAGGACGCTGATTGCGCGGGGAGTGGGGAGCCAGTTCTGTCCGTGGGTCGTGAGCGGCTTGCTCGCCATGCCGCCGCAGATGTTCAACATGGGGCCGGCCGAGACGCGGACGGCGCCTCAGCAGGCAGAAGGACAAGTCTTCATGCCGCCAGAACAGATCGCCCAGTCCTGGCACGCACAGCCCCCCTCCGCCCTCTGCGCCTGCTAG